The following coding sequences are from one Mycobacterium bourgelatii window:
- a CDS encoding MlaD family protein encodes MASGTLARLKKRPLESYNKTWLGFIACAVVAVLIGAMLVVHMIGAGYRHYTAEFVQAAALQPGNPITVAGIPVGEVTSIKLDGDHVEAGLKIRDDIKLGKDSTASIKVTTILGARYLALEPDGPGSLANNTFDLAHTQVPYDLQAALKDATTTFEQVDSDRFAQSLSILGKQLEKLPEVVPQAMANIDSLSSIIAQRRDQLGELLRSTEQVTNTLRRQQANLGNLVNQSQDLLGQFVARRAVFHAMMQSLTSFVDTMNQLVVNDRSGIETLLKDLREFTDMIAQHDDLLRNTLQIAPVFAREAANLTGDANAVSFNLPSGLLIDSWMCAISLRAQQFGMIPYFKDCA; translated from the coding sequence ATGGCGAGTGGAACGCTTGCACGGCTGAAGAAGCGGCCGCTGGAGAGCTACAACAAGACGTGGCTCGGGTTTATCGCGTGCGCGGTAGTGGCAGTGCTCATCGGAGCCATGCTCGTCGTGCACATGATCGGCGCGGGGTACCGGCACTACACCGCGGAGTTCGTGCAGGCCGCTGCGCTGCAGCCGGGAAACCCAATCACGGTCGCCGGCATCCCCGTTGGCGAGGTCACCAGCATCAAGCTGGACGGCGACCACGTCGAAGCCGGTTTGAAAATCCGCGATGACATCAAGCTGGGCAAGGATTCCACGGCGTCGATCAAGGTCACGACAATTCTGGGTGCACGCTATCTGGCCTTGGAGCCCGACGGCCCAGGATCGCTGGCCAACAACACATTCGACTTGGCACACACCCAGGTTCCCTACGACCTGCAGGCCGCGCTGAAGGACGCCACGACCACTTTCGAACAGGTGGACTCGGACAGGTTCGCCCAGTCGCTGTCCATACTCGGCAAGCAACTCGAGAAGCTGCCCGAGGTCGTGCCACAGGCCATGGCAAACATCGACTCGTTGTCATCGATCATCGCGCAACGTCGCGATCAACTCGGTGAGCTGCTGCGCAGCACCGAGCAGGTCACCAACACGCTGCGTCGCCAGCAGGCCAATCTGGGCAACCTGGTCAATCAGTCGCAAGACCTGCTCGGCCAGTTCGTCGCGCGGCGTGCCGTCTTCCACGCGATGATGCAATCCCTGACCAGCTTCGTGGACACGATGAACCAACTCGTCGTCAACGACCGCTCCGGCATCGAGACGCTGCTCAAAGATCTGCGCGAATTCACCGACATGATTGCTCAGCACGACGATCTGCTGCGCAACACGCTGCAGATCGCCCCGGTCTTTGCACGCGAGGCTGCCAACCTGACCGGTGACGCCAACGCCGTCAGCTTCAATCTTCCCAGTGGGCTGCTCATCGACTCGTGGATGTGCGCAATCAGCTTGCGCGCCCAGCAATTCGGAATGATCCCGTACTTCAAGGACTGCGCATGA
- a CDS encoding MCE family protein: MRWRLIAVVAIVASVVTAVGIGWWSLAGKQEPITVTAQFDSASGLYEGNVVAVLGMKVGTVTKVVAKGSYVEVQFTVDRHVDVPADVQAVTVSTSILTARQIELTPPYRGGPKLANHDTIGLTRTKTPVEFSRVLAVLDRVTRSLEGDGHGGGPVADVLNGGTEVVRGNGANIKKALDELSKALRLSSDGGAQTRAQITSIIKNISSLFEAAANNDGKLREFASTIHQGSQILADEDIGRGTTGKKLDQLVQRAGDLFDANRELIRQALLNGNAVAKTLADNRRELAEILDLGPMLADNAYNMVDRENGAVRAHFLTDRMIFDSQLTKEVCNLMGLRQLGCSTGTLQDFGPDFGLTYVLDGLAAMGQK, encoded by the coding sequence ATGAGGTGGCGGCTCATCGCGGTCGTGGCGATCGTCGCGTCGGTCGTCACCGCGGTCGGCATCGGTTGGTGGTCCCTGGCCGGCAAGCAGGAACCGATCACGGTGACGGCCCAATTCGACAGCGCCTCGGGGCTTTACGAAGGCAATGTGGTCGCGGTGCTGGGCATGAAAGTGGGCACGGTCACCAAGGTCGTGGCCAAAGGTAGTTACGTCGAAGTGCAGTTCACCGTCGACCGGCACGTCGACGTCCCGGCGGATGTGCAAGCCGTCACCGTGTCCACGTCGATCCTCACCGCTCGGCAGATCGAGCTCACGCCGCCGTACCGCGGGGGCCCCAAGCTGGCGAACCACGACACCATCGGATTGACGCGCACCAAGACACCGGTCGAATTCAGCCGTGTGCTCGCCGTTCTCGACCGGGTGACCAGATCCTTGGAAGGTGACGGTCACGGTGGCGGCCCAGTTGCCGACGTGCTCAACGGCGGCACCGAGGTGGTCAGGGGCAACGGCGCAAATATCAAGAAGGCGCTCGACGAACTCTCCAAGGCGCTGCGGTTGAGCAGCGATGGCGGCGCCCAGACGCGCGCCCAGATCACCTCGATCATCAAGAACATCAGTTCGCTGTTCGAGGCCGCCGCCAACAACGACGGCAAGCTGCGGGAATTCGCGTCAACCATCCACCAAGGCAGCCAGATCTTGGCCGACGAGGACATCGGCCGCGGCACCACCGGCAAGAAACTCGATCAGTTGGTGCAGCGGGCAGGCGATCTCTTTGACGCCAATCGTGAACTCATCAGGCAGGCTTTGCTGAACGGCAACGCCGTGGCGAAGACGCTCGCCGACAACCGGCGCGAGCTCGCCGAAATCCTTGATTTAGGTCCGATGTTGGCCGACAACGCCTACAACATGGTGGACCGTGAGAACGGCGCGGTGCGAGCACACTTCCTCACCGACCGGATGATCTTCGACAGTCAGCTCACCAAAGAGGTCTGCAACTTGATGGGCTTGCGCCAACTCGGCTGCAGCACCGGGACACTCCAGGATTTCGGGCCCGACTTCGGGTTGACCTACGTCCTGGACGGTTTGGCAGCGATGGGTCAGAAATGA
- a CDS encoding MlaD family protein, translated as MGLLLKSTGRLDNYIRVVADLVNVGDGLPQKSDVKYHGVLVGMVDDVIPSTNGKPNYVQINLKPEYAKSIPAAVTARVVPSNVFAVSSVQLVGSGAGSPISAGAHIPEDTQLPTVLFQTTVSKLRDLLAAAGRGREDRSVGILAALGAATDHRRNDLLRSGAQLNRLLDQLNSIVSTDDGPSTVSALIDAARGLEETAPDLFDALHQAVEPMRTFAETRGQLTSLLSAAANTTGTAYDSLNNHIDQLIRISTELTPVVGVLALKSHHLLPAVTKLDNLANKFLNEVWMPELAAGNMRARVSFTQTFAYTRADCPRYGELKGPSCYTAPLVPNKPDLPDVLLPQNYQPPKDLAPPPGTVIGPDGNLVAVGPPLINPNPSLVDPNPPLPPFISPSPPIRTGANPDDPDPSPPAHGPTPPAPLLGPPAAGSVPSAYWGPSSFGGNVGPVGSDYERTMLGVITGRPATAATEILLGPVARGTTVSLVPASSTEEHG; from the coding sequence ATGGGATTGTTGCTCAAATCGACCGGGCGGCTGGACAACTACATCCGCGTGGTCGCCGACCTGGTCAACGTGGGCGACGGCCTACCGCAGAAGTCCGACGTCAAGTATCACGGCGTGCTGGTCGGAATGGTCGACGACGTCATCCCATCGACGAATGGAAAGCCCAACTACGTCCAGATCAACCTCAAACCGGAGTATGCGAAGTCGATTCCGGCGGCGGTGACCGCGCGCGTGGTGCCCAGTAACGTCTTCGCGGTGTCGTCGGTTCAGTTGGTGGGTAGCGGTGCCGGTTCGCCCATCAGTGCGGGAGCCCACATTCCCGAAGACACCCAGTTGCCGACGGTGCTGTTCCAGACCACCGTCAGTAAACTGCGCGACCTGCTCGCTGCGGCCGGGCGTGGGCGCGAGGACCGATCGGTCGGGATTCTGGCCGCGCTGGGCGCCGCGACCGACCACCGGCGCAACGACTTGCTGCGCAGCGGCGCACAACTGAATCGTCTTCTGGACCAACTCAATTCGATTGTCAGCACCGACGACGGCCCCTCCACCGTGTCGGCCCTCATCGATGCCGCACGCGGACTGGAAGAAACCGCGCCGGACCTGTTCGACGCGCTTCATCAGGCCGTCGAGCCGATGCGGACCTTCGCCGAGACGCGGGGACAGTTGACCTCGCTGTTGTCAGCGGCCGCGAATACGACAGGCACCGCGTACGACTCGCTGAACAACCACATCGACCAGCTGATCAGGATCTCCACCGAACTCACCCCGGTCGTCGGCGTGCTGGCCCTCAAGTCGCACCACCTCCTCCCCGCGGTCACGAAACTTGACAACCTGGCGAACAAGTTCCTGAATGAGGTCTGGATGCCCGAGCTGGCCGCCGGCAACATGCGTGCCAGGGTCTCGTTCACCCAGACGTTCGCCTACACCCGAGCCGACTGCCCGCGTTACGGCGAGCTGAAGGGGCCGAGCTGCTACACGGCGCCGCTTGTTCCGAACAAACCCGATCTGCCGGACGTGCTGCTGCCGCAGAACTATCAACCGCCCAAGGATCTGGCACCGCCACCGGGAACGGTGATCGGCCCCGACGGCAACCTGGTCGCCGTCGGCCCCCCGTTGATCAATCCCAACCCCAGCCTGGTCGATCCCAATCCCCCGCTGCCGCCGTTTATTTCGCCGTCGCCACCGATTCGGACCGGCGCCAACCCCGACGATCCGGACCCGTCCCCACCAGCACACGGCCCGACACCACCCGCGCCGTTGCTGGGACCGCCGGCAGCAGGCTCGGTGCCGTCGGCATATTGGGGGCCGTCGTCCTTCGGCGGCAATGTCGGACCGGTGGGCAGCGACTACGAACGCACCATGTTGGGCGTGATCACCGGTCGGCCCGCCACTGCGGCCACCGAGATTCTGCTGGGCCCGGTCGCCCGCGGTACCACGGTTTCGCTCGTACCCGCATCGTCAACCGAGGAGCACGGGTGA
- a CDS encoding MCE family protein, producing MQLRFRAPLIGLTLFMVVAMTLTWLVYVSLRRDVAGTTASYSAMFTDVYGLRDGDDVRMAGVRVGRVEKVALEGKLARVSFVVQTDQHLYGNTVASVTYQNIVGQRYLGLSLGKEGDHKQLAPGSVIPLERTEPSFDVTALLNGYEPLFSLLNPRDADNLTKGVLASLQGDTSSLATLISQTSTLTETFAGRDQALGDVITNLNRVVVNLAAQNANLDGVLTQTRDVVAALDQRRPELVSSMGAMSRLLTHLSKAARDDYPALRAFIDRRPGATRHLLDIEPQVAFLGDNLPLLLKGLVRIANQGAFGNAYACDVNIFGFFPGLNDVTPIIINAATPGNKAKHTPKCRNVGGG from the coding sequence ATGCAACTAAGGTTTCGGGCACCGCTGATCGGGCTGACCCTGTTCATGGTCGTCGCGATGACGCTGACGTGGCTGGTCTATGTGAGCCTGCGGCGTGACGTTGCCGGGACGACGGCGTCGTACTCGGCGATGTTCACCGACGTCTACGGTCTGCGTGACGGCGATGACGTCCGAATGGCCGGGGTTCGGGTGGGCCGGGTCGAAAAGGTCGCGCTGGAAGGCAAACTCGCAAGAGTTTCGTTCGTCGTGCAAACCGACCAACACCTGTACGGCAACACCGTCGCTTCAGTGACGTACCAGAACATCGTCGGACAGCGGTACCTCGGACTGTCTTTGGGCAAAGAAGGTGACCACAAACAGTTGGCGCCGGGCAGCGTCATCCCACTGGAACGCACCGAACCGTCGTTCGATGTCACCGCGCTGCTCAACGGCTACGAACCGCTGTTCAGCCTGTTGAATCCGCGCGACGCCGACAACCTGACCAAGGGTGTGCTCGCCTCGCTGCAGGGCGACACCTCGTCACTTGCCACCCTGATCAGCCAAACCTCGACGCTCACCGAGACTTTCGCCGGCAGGGATCAAGCCCTCGGCGATGTGATCACCAACCTCAACAGAGTGGTCGTCAACCTCGCGGCGCAGAACGCCAATCTGGACGGCGTCCTCACCCAGACCCGAGACGTGGTCGCCGCCCTGGACCAGCGGCGTCCCGAGCTGGTGTCCTCGATGGGTGCCATGTCGCGGCTGCTGACCCACCTATCGAAGGCCGCCCGGGACGACTACCCGGCGCTGCGCGCATTCATCGATCGCCGTCCGGGGGCCACCCGGCACCTGCTCGACATCGAACCTCAGGTGGCCTTCCTCGGCGACAACCTTCCGCTGCTGCTGAAAGGTTTGGTCCGCATCGCCAACCAGGGCGCCTTCGGCAACGCCTACGCATGCGACGTCAACATCTTTGGGTTCTTCCCTGGCCTCAACGACGTAACCCCGATCATCATCAACGCCGCCACACCCGGAAATAAGGCGAAGCACACCCCGAAATGCCGAAACGTGGGGGGTGGCTGA